The following proteins are co-located in the Poecile atricapillus isolate bPoeAtr1 chromosome 2, bPoeAtr1.hap1, whole genome shotgun sequence genome:
- the NRN1 gene encoding neuritin isoform X1: MGLKLNGSYISLILAVQIDTEPSGTERGKGEKPLSHLLEWPMASLARSHRPSPAPAYLVQAVRAAGRCDAVFRGFSDCLLRLGDNMANYPQDLDDKRNLQTICAYWDDFHACTLTALTDCQEGATDLWEKLRRESKNLDFQGSLFELCGGGSGAAPSLLPPALPLLLAALWAALVTWLPF, translated from the exons ATGGGACTTAAGTTGAACGGCAGTTATATTTCTCTGATCCTTGCTGTACAGATAG ACACCGAACCCTCCGGTACTGAAAGAGGAAAGGGCGAAAAGCCCCTGTCTCACCTCCTCGAGTGGCCGATGGCGAGCCTGGCGCGGTCCCACCgcccctctcctgccccag CGTACCTGGTGCAGGCGGTGAGAGCGGCGGGGCGGTGCGATGCGGTCTTTAGGGGCTTCTCGGATTGTTTGCTGCGGCTGGGCGATAACATGGCCAACTACCCGCAGGACCTGGACGACAAGAGAAATCTCCAAACGATCTGCGC GTACTGGGATGATTTCCACGCCTGCACCCTCACAGCGCTCACCGATTGCCAGGAAGGAGCGACAGACCTCTGGGAGAAATTGAGACGGGAATCCAAAAACCTCGATTTCCAAGGCAGCTTATTTGAACTGTGCGGAGGCGGCAGCGGCGCGGCACCGTCCCTCCTCCCGCCGGCCTTGCCCCTGCTCCTGGCGGCTCTGTGGGCTGCCCTAGTGACCTGGCTGCCTTTCTAG
- the NRN1 gene encoding neuritin isoform X2 — protein MGLKLNGSYISLILAVQIAYLVQAVRAAGRCDAVFRGFSDCLLRLGDNMANYPQDLDDKRNLQTICAYWDDFHACTLTALTDCQEGATDLWEKLRRESKNLDFQGSLFELCGGGSGAAPSLLPPALPLLLAALWAALVTWLPF, from the exons ATGGGACTTAAGTTGAACGGCAGTTATATTTCTCTGATCCTTGCTGTACAGATAG CGTACCTGGTGCAGGCGGTGAGAGCGGCGGGGCGGTGCGATGCGGTCTTTAGGGGCTTCTCGGATTGTTTGCTGCGGCTGGGCGATAACATGGCCAACTACCCGCAGGACCTGGACGACAAGAGAAATCTCCAAACGATCTGCGC GTACTGGGATGATTTCCACGCCTGCACCCTCACAGCGCTCACCGATTGCCAGGAAGGAGCGACAGACCTCTGGGAGAAATTGAGACGGGAATCCAAAAACCTCGATTTCCAAGGCAGCTTATTTGAACTGTGCGGAGGCGGCAGCGGCGCGGCACCGTCCCTCCTCCCGCCGGCCTTGCCCCTGCTCCTGGCGGCTCTGTGGGCTGCCCTAGTGACCTGGCTGCCTTTCTAG